In Fluviicola taffensis DSM 16823, the following are encoded in one genomic region:
- a CDS encoding MerR family transcriptional regulator, with product MSKLDNLTLTKLYYSIGEVATIFDVNTSLIRFWEKEFSVIQPKKNKKGNRLFTVKDIEHFNKIYQLVKEQGYTLDGAKKALKSGGKSESGEVNPHEILIDKLEKIKLQLLALKK from the coding sequence TTGAGCAAATTAGATAATCTTACATTAACTAAATTATACTACTCCATTGGAGAGGTCGCTACGATATTCGATGTAAACACTTCATTAATAAGGTTTTGGGAGAAAGAATTTAGCGTAATTCAACCTAAAAAAAACAAAAAAGGGAATCGTTTATTCACTGTAAAAGACATTGAACATTTTAACAAGATTTATCAACTTGTAAAAGAACAAGGATATACACTTGACGGAGCTAAAAAAGCTTTAAAATCGGGCGGTAAGTCTGAATCAGGAGAAGTAAATCCACATGAAATCCTAATTGATAAGCTGGAAAAAATTAAATTGCAATTATTGGCATTAAAAAAATAA
- a CDS encoding C40 family peptidase has protein sequence MSLKTYIFSIAVILMSNVLQAQAANGSLALKSPTASDTMKTQLLGVNDSAPKINKQVEEIIQFAKKFLGTPYHYAGSTPSGFDCSGFIYYVMGNFGMRLSRSSPGLAEFGKTVKLTDLQPGDLMFFKGRNTGSSGVGHVAMVVEVKNGVIRFIHSSTSRGVIIDTFNNSGYYVPRYLKSKRLDYGGITPKN, from the coding sequence ATGTCTTTAAAAACCTACATATTTTCGATAGCTGTTATTCTAATGAGTAACGTGCTTCAAGCACAAGCAGCGAATGGTTCTTTAGCCTTAAAGAGTCCGACTGCTTCTGACACCATGAAGACTCAGCTTCTAGGAGTGAATGATTCAGCTCCTAAAATCAACAAGCAAGTCGAAGAAATTATTCAATTCGCCAAAAAATTCTTAGGAACTCCTTACCATTATGCTGGTTCAACACCATCTGGTTTTGATTGTAGTGGATTCATTTATTACGTAATGGGGAACTTTGGAATGCGTTTATCTCGTTCAAGTCCTGGACTTGCTGAATTTGGAAAAACAGTGAAATTGACAGATTTACAGCCAGGAGATTTGATGTTCTTTAAAGGACGAAACACAGGTTCTTCTGGAGTTGGACACGTTGCAATGGTTGTGGAAGTGAAAAATGGAGTGATTCGATTCATTCACAGTTCAACTTCTCGCGGTGTAATCATCGATACATTCAACAATAGTGGATATTATGTTCCACGCTACTTAAAATCTAAACGATTGGATTACGGAGGAATTACCCCGAAGAACTAA
- a CDS encoding MFS transporter yields the protein MKTYGSNFWKLSFSMLLFTTSFNIVIPEMNAFLTDLGSPNLKGLVIALFTISAGISRPFSGKLSDLIGRKKVMLVGLLISAVVCSLYSFAFSAWFLLSLRFLHGFSVGFFPTGATALITDILPDNKRGFGMGLWGTFISIGMGLGQGLSSIIVDIGNRDALFYTAVLFSALAYILYFNVKETLAKPNKFQWNYLTIKKDEIIEPSVIPVAIVMFLSAICSGIILVLSPDISEHLHIANKGAFFILYVLATILIRLVTGKVSDTYGRRQTLVVGMVILCISMILIGMSQSGTWYLTASVVFGVATGIISPTIFAWTADLSPANRRGKGTGTMFIALEFGVLSGALITNVWYQNNLSSIWNVFLFGAAMAFLSIVYLVWHLIKVKSVH from the coding sequence TTGAAAACATACGGATCCAATTTCTGGAAATTAAGCTTCTCCATGCTTCTCTTTACAACGAGCTTCAACATTGTAATTCCAGAGATGAATGCCTTCCTAACAGATCTTGGATCTCCCAACTTGAAAGGATTAGTCATTGCTTTATTTACGATTTCAGCAGGAATTTCCAGACCATTTTCAGGAAAGTTGAGTGATTTAATTGGTCGTAAAAAAGTGATGTTAGTTGGATTGCTCATTTCTGCAGTTGTTTGTTCGCTCTACTCATTTGCATTTTCAGCATGGTTTCTACTCTCTTTGCGTTTCTTACACGGATTTAGTGTTGGATTCTTTCCCACGGGCGCTACGGCCTTAATTACAGATATTCTTCCAGATAACAAACGCGGCTTTGGAATGGGGCTTTGGGGAACGTTTATTTCTATTGGGATGGGACTAGGTCAAGGTCTATCTAGCATTATCGTAGATATTGGAAATAGAGATGCGCTTTTCTATACCGCCGTCTTGTTCAGTGCTTTGGCTTACATTTTATATTTCAACGTCAAAGAAACATTGGCGAAACCGAATAAATTTCAATGGAATTACCTGACAATTAAAAAGGACGAAATTATTGAACCAAGTGTTATTCCTGTTGCCATCGTTATGTTTCTTTCGGCAATCTGTTCTGGAATTATTCTCGTTCTTTCTCCTGATATTTCGGAACATTTACACATTGCAAACAAGGGCGCATTTTTCATTTTGTATGTGCTTGCAACAATTTTGATTCGACTAGTTACGGGAAAAGTTTCGGATACCTATGGTCGCAGACAAACATTGGTTGTTGGAATGGTGATTCTTTGTATTTCGATGATTCTGATAGGAATGTCGCAATCTGGAACGTGGTATTTAACTGCATCTGTTGTTTTTGGAGTAGCCACTGGTATTATTTCTCCTACTATTTTCGCTTGGACAGCAGATTTATCTCCAGCTAACAGAAGAGGAAAAGGAACCGGGACAATGTTTATTGCCTTGGAATTTGGGGTTCTTAGTGGAGCTTTAATTACGAATGTCTGGTATCAAAACAACTTAAGTTCAATCTGGAATGTATTTCTTTTTGGAGCAGCAATGGCCTTTTTAAGTATTGTTTATTTGGTTTGGCATTTGATCAAGGTGAAATCGGTTCATTAG
- the msrA gene encoding peptide-methionine (S)-S-oxide reductase MsrA — protein MVKEATLGAGCFWCIEACYNDLKGIISVTSGYAGGHLDNPTYKQIGTGNTGHAEVARVVYDDEIISYDELLEVFWFVHDPTQLNRQGNDIGTQYRSVIFFHDEDQKERALTYKNKLTEAKVWDNPIVTEIAPLSTYFPAEDYHQNYLELNPGNAYCQAVVRPKYEKFKKVFADRLK, from the coding sequence ATGGTAAAAGAAGCAACATTGGGTGCTGGATGTTTTTGGTGTATTGAAGCATGTTATAATGATCTAAAAGGAATTATTTCGGTGACTTCAGGATACGCAGGTGGACATTTGGATAACCCAACTTACAAACAGATTGGTACAGGAAATACAGGTCATGCAGAAGTAGCGCGTGTTGTTTACGACGATGAAATTATTTCCTACGATGAGTTATTAGAAGTGTTTTGGTTTGTTCATGATCCAACACAATTGAACAGACAAGGAAACGATATTGGTACGCAATACCGTTCTGTGATTTTCTTCCACGACGAGGATCAAAAGGAAAGGGCTTTGACTTATAAAAACAAATTGACGGAAGCAAAAGTTTGGGATAATCCAATTGTAACTGAAATTGCACCGCTTTCAACGTATTTCCCTGCGGAAGATTATCATCAAAACTACTTGGAATTGAATCCTGGAAATGCATACTGTCAGGCAGTAGTGAGACCTAAGTACGAGAAATTTAAAAAAGTGTTTGCTGATAGATTAAAATAA
- a CDS encoding leucine-rich repeat domain-containing protein: MMRNLIYGLFISTVAVACSIITSTRTKGREVFLNYKRLTEIPYELYYDTSITKISLFGNQITDIEDDISNLQNLEVLYMGRNKLKSFPKAICSLKNLKVLSLAYNDIDSIPDCICRMKSLERIFLSNNKIVYVSDSLGSLKKLEQLDLNRNSIKKLPEDLAYLAKIQFLDLSFNNLDKLPDSMQYMRGLRELNLQYAGALLNVPESACSLRFLEKIKADPSIVFPMCFLAQRTNRLVIYIEP, from the coding sequence ATGATGCGAAATCTAATTTATGGTCTTTTTATTTCAACAGTTGCTGTAGCGTGTTCTATCATAACTTCTACTAGAACTAAGGGGAGGGAAGTGTTTTTGAATTACAAAAGATTGACCGAAATTCCCTATGAACTTTATTACGATACAAGTATTACGAAGATTTCTCTTTTTGGGAATCAAATAACGGATATTGAAGACGATATTTCGAATCTTCAAAACTTAGAAGTGCTTTACATGGGAAGAAACAAGTTGAAATCATTCCCAAAAGCTATTTGTTCGTTGAAAAATCTAAAAGTGCTGAGTCTTGCTTACAACGATATTGATTCTATTCCGGATTGTATTTGTAGGATGAAGAGCTTGGAGCGGATTTTTCTTTCCAACAATAAAATCGTGTATGTTTCAGATTCATTAGGAAGTTTAAAAAAGCTAGAACAGTTGGATTTAAATCGAAATTCAATCAAAAAATTGCCAGAAGATTTGGCGTATTTGGCGAAAATACAATTCCTGGATTTAAGCTTTAATAATTTAGATAAATTACCCGATTCAATGCAATATATGAGAGGCTTGCGGGAATTGAATCTCCAATATGCTGGAGCGCTTTTAAATGTTCCAGAATCGGCATGTAGTTTGCGTTTTTTAGAGAAAATCAAAGCAGATCCATCCATTGTTTTTCCCATGTGTTTCTTAGCACAGCGTACAAATAGATTGGTTATTTACATCGAACCTTAG
- a CDS encoding CPBP family intramembrane glutamic endopeptidase, translating into MSKWRIYLMGFATLLMAPLGWLLCGMPEIESFLQIDQIVSTWTAIGIQFGIVFGIIMLIATNTEIARKSFSMQHQLIRSLRLNLFDILFLSLCAGFGEEILFRMAIQQWLHPILASLAFVAIHGYILPNDLETTKYGLLVCLFILVLSYAISGEQGLWFCIAAHASYDFVLFYFWGRN; encoded by the coding sequence ATGTCAAAATGGAGAATTTACCTGATGGGCTTCGCAACCCTATTGATGGCTCCATTAGGCTGGTTGCTCTGTGGAATGCCCGAAATAGAATCCTTCCTGCAAATCGATCAGATAGTTAGTACTTGGACCGCAATAGGCATTCAATTTGGAATTGTATTTGGAATCATCATGCTAATTGCAACCAATACCGAAATCGCACGAAAAAGTTTTTCGATGCAACATCAATTAATCAGATCTCTCCGCTTAAACCTCTTTGATATTCTCTTTTTGTCGCTTTGTGCTGGATTTGGAGAAGAAATTCTCTTTCGAATGGCTATTCAACAATGGCTTCATCCTATTTTGGCGTCTCTTGCTTTCGTTGCAATTCATGGATACATTCTTCCAAATGATTTAGAAACGACCAAATACGGACTCTTAGTTTGCTTATTTATCCTCGTTTTGAGCTATGCAATCTCTGGAGAACAAGGATTGTGGTTTTGCATTGCCGCCCATGCGAGTTACGATTTCGTGCTCTTCTATTTTTGGGGAAGAAACTAA
- a CDS encoding cupin domain-containing protein, which produces MEHLPQRAKELIEKFQLLSHPEGGFYAETYRSSDSIPGKNRQLLTSIYFLITGTNTSNFHRIKSDECWYFHEGSTLLVQSIFPNGELQTIELGMDISKKEVPFHVVPAGTIFGSHLKDDEGYAFVSCAVAPGFDFQDFELFSRDELLVAYPAHQSIITKLT; this is translated from the coding sequence ATGGAACATCTTCCTCAACGCGCAAAAGAACTGATTGAAAAATTTCAGCTTTTAAGCCATCCAGAAGGTGGCTTTTATGCAGAAACTTATCGTTCTTCAGATTCAATTCCAGGAAAAAACCGTCAGTTATTGACAAGTATTTATTTTTTGATTACAGGTACAAACACCTCCAACTTTCACCGCATCAAATCGGATGAATGCTGGTATTTCCATGAAGGATCTACACTTCTTGTTCAGAGTATTTTTCCAAATGGAGAACTACAGACGATAGAACTAGGAATGGATATTTCCAAGAAGGAAGTCCCATTTCATGTTGTGCCAGCGGGAACTATTTTTGGATCACATTTAAAAGACGACGAAGGATATGCGTTTGTTTCCTGTGCAGTTGCTCCTGGTTTTGATTTCCAAGATTTCGAATTGTTTTCAAGAGATGAACTCCTTGTAGCTTATCCAGCTCATCAGTCAATCATTACCAAGCTGACGTAA
- a CDS encoding nitroreductase family protein yields MRYNLSEVTAIIRDRRTIYPEQYSNRKIHKEQIELLLNNAVWAPTHGLTQPWRFIVFQENALVDLAETLGSVYLKEIPKEKQIDSKLAKLMNRPKMANAVIAIILHREEDTKISEDDDFAAISCAVQNMHLTATAQGIGAFWATPGIIKFDSFKNALGLTENQRCVGLFYLGYPAIEWPKGQRKPIEYLTEWKQ; encoded by the coding sequence ATGCGTTACAATCTAAGTGAAGTAACTGCGATTATTCGCGATAGAAGAACAATTTATCCAGAGCAATACAGCAACAGAAAAATTCATAAGGAACAAATTGAATTACTGCTAAACAATGCTGTTTGGGCTCCAACTCATGGACTTACTCAACCATGGAGGTTTATCGTATTTCAAGAAAATGCATTAGTTGATTTAGCAGAAACACTAGGATCTGTTTATCTCAAAGAGATTCCAAAAGAGAAACAAATCGATAGTAAACTAGCAAAATTGATGAATCGTCCAAAAATGGCAAATGCAGTTATTGCAATCATTTTACATCGGGAAGAAGATACAAAAATAAGTGAAGATGATGATTTCGCGGCCATTTCTTGTGCTGTACAAAATATGCACCTCACTGCAACTGCTCAGGGAATTGGCGCTTTCTGGGCAACTCCTGGAATCATCAAATTTGACAGCTTCAAAAACGCTCTTGGTCTAACTGAAAATCAACGTTGCGTGGGCTTGTTTTACCTCGGTTATCCAGCAATAGAATGGCCAAAGGGACAAAGAAAACCAATCGAATACTTAACAGAATGGAAACAATAA
- a CDS encoding thioredoxin-like domain-containing protein, translating to MNKYNLFFFFHLLFFTSFGQVITEINGYAPTYVGKEVEIYQILDYITYREERIASATVKADSTFSLVFNLDETRKLVIKSGNNKANIFANAGGKYEILFPEKNKYDSYNPSGNFVELSFFNLPKEDINYKILEFNRWNDEFVATYYTKNNADSKFFVARLDTFKTAVDRYYHSDTIDKYFNYHRRYMIAKLDDLRFTGNRNQYEKYDFYLKSTPVYYQNEAYMEYVNHFYEKLLPRINSEVNNLVYLGIVKSSPTLISKALSREYTLTKQYKLREVIMLKILSEIYHERDYPQTNIISILDSVSKFGLFEENRMIAQNIRFRLTELTQGAKAPDFLLNDGEKVRTLSSTDKKYLYLFFVDPASVENQKQLNLLKPIFERYKESVQFMMVYKDKTDIDYTKLKNEYPWTVIATKESNSIFRSYNVTTYPSYILIDPFGYVVNAPALGPLPNGNRETIDKVFYLIQKALKEGNGSDR from the coding sequence ATGAACAAATACAACTTATTCTTCTTTTTTCACCTTCTCTTTTTCACAAGTTTCGGTCAAGTTATTACTGAAATTAATGGATACGCTCCAACTTATGTAGGTAAAGAGGTTGAAATTTATCAGATTTTAGATTACATCACCTACCGCGAAGAGCGAATTGCTTCTGCTACGGTAAAAGCCGACAGTACATTTAGTCTTGTTTTTAACTTAGATGAAACACGTAAGTTAGTCATCAAGTCGGGAAATAATAAAGCTAATATATTTGCTAATGCTGGTGGGAAATACGAAATTCTGTTTCCAGAAAAAAATAAATACGATTCATACAACCCTTCTGGAAATTTTGTAGAATTGTCGTTTTTCAACCTTCCAAAGGAAGATATCAATTATAAAATTTTAGAATTCAATCGTTGGAATGATGAGTTTGTAGCCACATACTATACCAAAAACAATGCTGATTCGAAATTTTTCGTAGCTCGTTTGGATACGTTTAAAACGGCAGTAGATCGCTATTACCATTCAGATACCATCGACAAATACTTCAATTATCACCGAAGATACATGATAGCGAAGTTAGATGACTTGCGTTTTACTGGAAATAGAAATCAATATGAAAAGTATGACTTCTATCTCAAATCAACCCCTGTTTACTACCAAAATGAGGCGTATATGGAATATGTCAATCATTTTTACGAAAAGCTATTACCAAGAATTAATTCCGAAGTCAATAATTTGGTGTATTTGGGAATTGTAAAATCGAGTCCCACATTAATTAGTAAAGCACTTTCCAGAGAATATACCTTAACAAAACAATATAAACTTAGGGAGGTCATTATGCTCAAAATACTTTCGGAAATTTATCATGAGAGGGATTATCCTCAAACAAATATCATCAGCATTCTTGATAGTGTTTCCAAATTTGGATTGTTTGAAGAAAATAGAATGATTGCTCAAAACATTCGGTTCAGGCTTACAGAGCTCACTCAAGGTGCTAAAGCTCCAGATTTCTTATTGAATGATGGCGAAAAAGTAAGAACGCTTTCGAGTACAGATAAAAAATACTTGTATCTCTTTTTTGTAGATCCAGCAAGCGTTGAAAACCAAAAGCAACTCAATTTACTGAAGCCGATTTTTGAACGATACAAAGAATCCGTACAATTTATGATGGTTTACAAGGATAAAACGGATATCGATTACACGAAATTGAAGAATGAATATCCTTGGACAGTCATTGCAACCAAAGAAAGTAATTCCATTTTCAGAAGCTACAATGTAACTACTTATCCATCCTATATTTTAATTGATCCCTTTGGATACGTTGTGAACGCACCAGCTTTGGGTCCGTTACCAAATGGAAACAGAGAGACCATCGACAAAGTATTCTACTTAATCCAAAAAGCACTTAAAGAAGGAAATGGCTCAGATCGTTAA
- the coaD gene encoding pantetheine-phosphate adenylyltransferase yields the protein MKKSACFPGSFDPFTKGHEDIIRKGLDLFDEIVIAVGINSTKNYLFPLENRLKHIQSCFENQPKIRVITYQKLTVDLCKDEGCNYILRGLRDVKDFNYEVPIALMNRSMTDIETVFLIPDTSLFAINATIIREIYKNGGKIDKYVTNFEQLVK from the coding sequence ATGAAAAAAAGTGCATGCTTCCCTGGATCATTTGATCCTTTCACAAAAGGTCATGAAGACATTATCCGCAAAGGATTGGATTTATTTGATGAAATCGTTATTGCAGTTGGAATAAATTCAACTAAAAACTACCTTTTTCCACTCGAAAACAGACTAAAGCACATTCAAAGTTGTTTTGAAAACCAACCAAAAATACGCGTAATCACCTATCAAAAATTAACCGTTGATTTGTGCAAAGACGAAGGTTGCAACTACATTTTACGGGGATTAAGAGATGTGAAAGATTTCAACTACGAAGTTCCTATTGCTTTGATGAATCGTTCAATGACGGATATCGAAACTGTATTTTTAATACCCGACACTTCCCTATTTGCAATCAATGCAACGATTATTCGGGAGATTTATAAAAATGGCGGGAAAATTGATAAGTATGTAACAAATTTCGAACAACTCGTTAAGTAG
- a CDS encoding RsmD family RNA methyltransferase produces MRIVRGIYKARRFSPPKSFPSRPTTDYAKEGIFNVLENRYSLINLNILDLCAGTGNISMEFLSREAGNVTSVDKHPVCIKYMYKLKNELNIGDEWNISKNEVRNFLDNTRETYDLIFADPPYDLTFHDSLVRIIRERKLLAEGGICLVEHGKQTDLSQESGYLETRNFGNVYFSFFQFE; encoded by the coding sequence GTGCGTATAGTTCGAGGAATATATAAAGCGAGAAGGTTTAGTCCTCCTAAATCGTTTCCATCAAGGCCAACAACCGACTATGCGAAAGAAGGGATCTTTAATGTCCTGGAAAACAGATATAGTCTAATAAATCTCAATATTTTGGATTTATGTGCTGGAACGGGAAATATTTCCATGGAATTTTTGTCGCGTGAAGCGGGGAATGTCACTTCTGTGGATAAACACCCCGTTTGTATCAAATACATGTACAAACTCAAAAACGAATTAAACATTGGCGATGAGTGGAATATCAGTAAAAATGAAGTCCGAAATTTCTTAGACAATACCAGAGAAACCTACGATCTAATTTTTGCAGATCCACCCTACGATTTGACTTTTCATGACAGCCTTGTTCGAATCATTCGTGAACGCAAGTTATTGGCTGAAGGCGGAATCTGTTTAGTAGAACATGGAAAACAAACCGATTTAAGTCAGGAAAGTGGTTATTTAGAAACCCGAAACTTTGGTAATGTTTACTTTAGTTTCTTTCAATTTGAATGA
- a CDS encoding DUF3822 family protein, with product MQLLIEITQQSIAAFQLIGSEVQLLEKVLCTKKTEVGYKETLTQVIEKAGNLDRFENFSCSYFGQEFSLVPNALFAASSPEKLLQYSVHKTISKEDVEYNRLPEWSSVIVYQLPMWVKSVLIMKAPRIVIQHEIAHVLRFLTTGSLIPLRSHLIIHEEQFSLVVRKDGNLTHASIQEYQSEEDIVYHLATVFNQLEITTKNELFLHGTGENIEKSLQKLAEQLKKINLFEHTKVEQQASNHLQYQSLCV from the coding sequence GTGCAATTACTAATAGAAATCACTCAACAAAGCATTGCGGCTTTCCAGCTTATCGGAAGTGAGGTTCAATTATTGGAAAAGGTTCTTTGTACCAAAAAAACGGAAGTTGGCTATAAAGAAACCTTGACACAGGTTATTGAAAAAGCAGGAAACTTGGATCGCTTCGAGAATTTCTCCTGTTCTTACTTTGGTCAGGAATTTTCCTTGGTTCCAAATGCGTTATTTGCAGCATCTTCGCCCGAAAAATTGCTCCAATATTCTGTTCATAAAACCATTTCGAAAGAAGATGTAGAGTACAATCGGTTGCCTGAATGGAGTTCCGTAATTGTTTATCAACTTCCCATGTGGGTAAAATCGGTCTTAATTATGAAAGCACCGAGAATTGTTATTCAACATGAAATTGCACATGTATTGCGATTTTTGACAACTGGTTCATTGATTCCTTTACGCAGTCATTTAATTATTCACGAAGAGCAATTTTCATTGGTTGTGCGAAAAGACGGAAACTTGACTCATGCAAGTATTCAAGAATATCAAAGCGAAGAAGATATTGTTTATCACTTGGCAACGGTTTTCAATCAATTGGAAATCACCACAAAAAACGAATTATTCCTGCATGGAACAGGCGAAAATATCGAAAAATCACTCCAGAAATTAGCAGAGCAGTTGAAAAAAATAAATTTGTTTGAACACACAAAAGTGGAGCAACAAGCTTCCAATCATCTTCAATACCAATCATTGTGCGTATAG
- a CDS encoding ATP-dependent DNA helicase, whose amino-acid sequence MNQAALQQECYQLILSFFGHQPNEEQELLIRHLASFTFESENPACFILKGYAGTGKTTILGAYIQALNVIKRKTVLMAPTGRAAKVLSLRSKMLATTIHKRIYFTGTGPDGSVKLQLAPNKSKNAIFIIDEASMIGDYSLQNDGSVSRNLLEDVFEYALNGENCKLILLGDEGQLPPVGADESPALSTAYLDQHFPLVHFTVFGLTSVVRQRVDSGILENATRVRQAQVLESVPQLDIHSFQDVKAVPGDELIEKIESAYSNYGADEVMIVTRSNKRANLYNQNIRNRILMMEEELCGGDLLMVVKNNYYWLDPLSSAGFIANGELLKVHRIRKIEELYGVRFAHLEVSLIDYPDLDRFEAIAFMETLTIEQPNLDRGFLKNLFFEIEQDFMHERNKQKRYQEIMKSPYFNALQIKFAYAVTCHKSQGGQWSVVFVDHGYLEPEQLDFSFLRWLYTAITRASEQLYTVNLMEELVEK is encoded by the coding sequence ATGAATCAAGCAGCTCTTCAACAGGAATGTTATCAGTTAATTTTATCTTTTTTTGGTCATCAACCCAATGAAGAGCAGGAACTTTTGATACGTCATTTGGCTAGTTTTACATTTGAATCCGAAAATCCAGCTTGTTTTATTTTGAAGGGTTATGCAGGTACTGGGAAAACGACCATTCTTGGGGCTTATATTCAAGCATTGAATGTGATTAAGCGAAAAACGGTTTTAATGGCTCCAACAGGAAGAGCAGCTAAAGTGCTTTCTTTGCGATCTAAAATGCTTGCTACAACGATACATAAGCGTATTTACTTTACAGGAACTGGACCCGATGGATCGGTGAAATTACAATTGGCTCCGAATAAATCGAAAAATGCCATTTTTATTATTGATGAAGCATCTATGATTGGCGATTATTCATTGCAAAATGATGGAAGTGTTTCTCGTAATTTGTTGGAAGACGTATTTGAGTATGCGTTAAATGGAGAGAATTGCAAATTAATTCTACTGGGTGATGAAGGTCAGCTTCCACCAGTCGGAGCGGATGAAAGTCCTGCATTAAGCACTGCTTATTTGGATCAGCACTTTCCCTTGGTTCATTTTACGGTTTTTGGGTTGACCTCTGTTGTGAGACAGCGTGTAGATTCGGGGATTTTAGAAAATGCTACCCGTGTTCGACAAGCTCAGGTTCTAGAATCGGTTCCTCAATTGGATATCCATTCATTTCAAGATGTGAAAGCAGTTCCAGGAGATGAGTTAATTGAAAAAATTGAATCAGCATATAGCAATTATGGGGCAGATGAGGTGATGATTGTTACCCGATCGAATAAGCGCGCAAATCTGTACAATCAAAACATTCGCAATCGGATTTTGATGATGGAGGAGGAGTTGTGTGGAGGTGATTTGCTCATGGTTGTGAAGAATAATTACTATTGGTTAGATCCACTAAGTTCTGCGGGATTCATTGCCAATGGCGAGTTGTTGAAAGTACACCGCATTCGAAAGATTGAAGAGCTTTACGGTGTTCGATTTGCGCATTTAGAGGTTTCCTTGATCGATTATCCAGATTTAGATCGCTTTGAGGCAATTGCCTTTATGGAAACCTTGACGATTGAACAACCAAACTTAGATCGTGGTTTTTTAAAGAACTTGTTTTTTGAAATCGAACAAGATTTTATGCACGAACGGAACAAGCAAAAGCGCTATCAGGAAATTATGAAATCACCTTATTTTAATGCACTTCAAATCAAATTTGCCTACGCAGTTACGTGTCATAAATCACAAGGAGGACAATGGTCTGTGGTGTTTGTAGATCATGGTTATTTAGAGCCAGAACAATTGGATTTTTCGTTCTTAAGATGGCTTTATACTGCAATAACAAGAGCAAGTGAACAATTGTACACCGTTAATTTGATGGAAGAACTGGTTGAGAAGTAA